One Sphingomicrobium sp. XHP0239 DNA segment encodes these proteins:
- the holA gene encoding DNA polymerase III subunit delta — protein sequence MKAKSSEFAKIISRRDPLRLYLFHGVDDAGSRGLGERLANALGGERVRLDPSALRTDPGRLVDEAAGAGLFADTKLLWVEPVGNEFEGAADALLGAPTIEFPVVAIAGALTRGSKLLKRVEADERAIAVVSYAPDQRDMVREINAMIEAADLHAEEGVAGRLAMASDLNRDIAQREIEKLTVFLGSERQLTHEAIDAVGADYGDTEWLAVGDAAMQGDIDAVEAALSALSPQAAEATTLLRALQRRIQMLAPLSARVAAGESAQAVLASMGRVLFWKDKPVVARLLSLWPADKLARLADRVARAERAAMLEPGARRAMLGEELLAIARVANRRR from the coding sequence ATGAAGGCGAAGTCTTCCGAGTTCGCGAAGATCATCTCGCGGCGCGACCCGCTGCGCCTCTATCTCTTTCATGGCGTCGACGACGCGGGATCGCGCGGCCTCGGCGAGCGGCTGGCGAACGCCTTGGGAGGCGAACGCGTCCGCCTCGACCCTTCCGCGCTCAGGACAGACCCCGGTAGGCTCGTCGACGAGGCTGCGGGCGCTGGATTGTTTGCGGACACCAAGCTGCTCTGGGTCGAGCCGGTAGGGAATGAATTCGAGGGGGCCGCCGACGCCTTGCTGGGCGCACCGACGATCGAATTTCCCGTCGTTGCCATTGCGGGGGCGTTGACGCGGGGAAGCAAACTTCTGAAGCGGGTCGAGGCCGACGAGCGGGCGATTGCTGTCGTCAGCTATGCTCCCGACCAGCGGGACATGGTTCGCGAGATCAACGCGATGATCGAGGCCGCGGACCTGCACGCCGAGGAAGGCGTGGCGGGTCGGCTGGCGATGGCAAGCGATCTCAATCGCGACATCGCCCAACGGGAAATTGAAAAACTGACGGTTTTCCTGGGTTCGGAACGTCAGCTTACGCATGAGGCGATCGACGCTGTCGGGGCCGATTACGGCGATACGGAATGGCTCGCGGTCGGTGACGCGGCGATGCAGGGCGACATCGACGCCGTCGAGGCGGCGCTTTCTGCCCTGTCGCCCCAAGCTGCAGAGGCCACCACACTGCTGCGGGCGCTTCAACGGCGTATCCAGATGCTCGCGCCGCTGAGCGCGCGCGTCGCGGCAGGCGAGAGCGCGCAAGCGGTGCTTGCGTCGATGGGTAGAGTCCTGTTCTGGAAGGATAAACCCGTCGTGGCACGGCTGCTGTCGCTGTGGCCTGCCGACAAACTGGCGCGCCTCGCCGACCGCGTCGCTCGCGCCGAACGGGCCGCGATGCTCGAGCCGGGAGCGCGTCGGGCCATGCTGGGCGAGGAATTGCTGGCCATCGCCCGCGTCGCGAACCGGCGCCGTTAA
- the lptE gene encoding LPS assembly lipoprotein LptE, which translates to MMRLLFLVGTAMLLAGCGLRPLYGTGGSHPTKTALGAVAVAPIDEQSGWLLRNALVDRLAGPSGTPDPLYRLDVVIDDDITRFGLRRDAATTRERRTLRARYQLVEIATGLTLVDASAGFDAGIDITSSPYATVAAEQTALERLSSEVADDIVARLALYFRNRPQE; encoded by the coding sequence ATGATGCGGCTGCTCTTCCTCGTCGGCACCGCGATGCTGCTCGCGGGATGCGGATTGCGGCCGCTTTATGGAACGGGCGGTTCGCATCCGACGAAGACGGCGCTGGGCGCCGTCGCGGTCGCGCCGATCGACGAACAGTCGGGATGGTTGCTTCGCAATGCACTGGTCGATCGGCTGGCGGGGCCTTCGGGAACGCCCGACCCGCTGTATCGGCTCGACGTGGTGATCGACGACGATATCACCCGGTTCGGTCTGCGCAGGGATGCCGCCACCACGCGCGAGCGGCGAACCTTGCGCGCCCGGTACCAGCTGGTCGAGATCGCCACCGGCCTGACGCTCGTCGATGCGAGCGCCGGGTTCGACGCGGGGATCGACATCACGTCGAGCCCTTATGCCACCGTCGCGGCGGAGCAGACCGCGCTCGAACGGCTGTCCTCGGAAGTCGCGGACGACATCGTCGCGCGGCTGGCACTTTATTTTCGCAACCGGCCGCAGGAATGA
- the leuS gene encoding leucine--tRNA ligase produces the protein MTERFDTGAAERRWQARWEDEETFRADSGSDKPKAYILEMFPYPSGRIHMGHVRNYAMGDVLARYKTMRGFEVLHPMGWDAFGMPAENAAMERKVHPGAWTRDNIEAMKAQLKRLGFALDWSRELATCEPEYYGHEQALFLDLLDAGLVYRKESEVNWDPVDMTVLANEQVIDGKGWRSGAEVERKKLSQWFLKITAFADELLEGLETLDRWPDKVRLMQENWIGKSVGLEFAFRLAEGAGDQHDVTVFTTRPDTIFGASFVAIAADHPLAQAVGERDSDAAAFIADLKKGGTSAADVETAEKRGYDTGLKAIHPLDPEWQLPVYIANFVLMDYGTGAVFGVPAHDQRDFEFATKYDLPIERVVAPSVDEADKTVDDEADTDPGVAVNSRFLDGMTTDAAKAAIIERAEADGWGEAKTVFRLRDWGVSRQRYWGTPIPIVHCEKCGPVGVPKNQLPIVLPEDVSFDTPGNPLDRHAEWQRADCPSCGGAARRETDTLDTFVDSSWYYMRFASQPDGALFDAAEVDAWLPVDQYIGGVEHAILHLLYARFISRALSHVGKVKVKEPFAGLFTQGMVTHETYRSLDGRWLAPTEIAVGEDGAMIERATGSGIERGRVEKMSKSKRNTVDPDPMIERYGVDAVRWFMLSDSPPERDLEWSEGGIEGANRFVQRVWKLAKQPIDGSGEDKDLDRKRHVATKAVTDAIEALQFNKAVAALYELVAAVEKAPKSATRDYVIDTLIRLVAPMAPHLAEESHAARGGSGLVATSAWPAFDPAKLVEDEVTIVVQVNGKLRDKMVVERGMEKDRVERAALALDKVTAQLDGAAPKKVIVVPDRLVNIVA, from the coding sequence ATGACCGAGCGCTTCGACACGGGCGCCGCCGAGCGCCGCTGGCAGGCGCGCTGGGAGGACGAAGAGACGTTCCGCGCCGATTCGGGCTCGGACAAGCCCAAGGCCTACATTCTCGAGATGTTCCCCTATCCGTCGGGGCGCATCCACATGGGACACGTCCGCAATTACGCGATGGGTGACGTCCTGGCCCGCTACAAGACGATGCGCGGGTTCGAGGTGCTGCATCCGATGGGCTGGGACGCCTTCGGAATGCCCGCGGAAAATGCCGCGATGGAGCGCAAGGTCCATCCCGGCGCCTGGACCCGCGACAATATCGAGGCGATGAAGGCACAGCTCAAGCGGCTTGGCTTCGCTCTCGACTGGAGCCGCGAACTGGCGACCTGCGAGCCCGAATATTACGGGCACGAACAGGCGCTTTTCCTCGATCTGCTCGATGCCGGCCTCGTCTATCGCAAGGAGAGCGAAGTCAACTGGGACCCGGTCGACATGACGGTGCTCGCCAACGAGCAGGTGATCGATGGCAAGGGATGGCGCTCCGGCGCGGAAGTCGAGCGCAAGAAGCTGTCGCAATGGTTCCTGAAGATCACGGCGTTCGCGGACGAACTGCTGGAGGGGCTGGAGACGCTCGACCGCTGGCCCGACAAGGTGCGGCTGATGCAGGAAAACTGGATCGGCAAGAGCGTCGGTCTGGAGTTTGCGTTCCGGCTGGCCGAGGGCGCGGGCGATCAGCATGACGTCACCGTCTTCACCACACGTCCCGACACGATCTTCGGCGCCAGCTTTGTCGCGATCGCGGCGGATCATCCGCTGGCACAAGCCGTCGGAGAGCGCGATTCTGACGCGGCCGCCTTCATTGCCGATCTCAAGAAGGGCGGGACGAGCGCTGCCGACGTGGAAACCGCGGAAAAGCGGGGATACGATACCGGTCTGAAGGCGATTCATCCGCTCGATCCGGAATGGCAACTGCCCGTCTACATCGCCAACTTCGTGTTGATGGATTATGGCACCGGCGCGGTGTTCGGGGTGCCCGCCCACGACCAGCGCGACTTCGAATTCGCCACCAAATACGATCTTCCGATCGAGCGCGTCGTGGCTCCCTCGGTCGACGAAGCGGACAAGACCGTGGACGACGAGGCCGACACCGATCCCGGGGTCGCGGTCAATTCGCGGTTTCTCGACGGCATGACGACCGACGCCGCCAAGGCCGCGATCATCGAGCGGGCCGAGGCGGATGGATGGGGCGAGGCGAAGACCGTCTTCCGCCTGCGCGACTGGGGCGTCAGTCGGCAGCGCTATTGGGGCACGCCCATCCCGATCGTGCATTGCGAGAAGTGCGGTCCGGTCGGCGTTCCCAAGAACCAGCTCCCGATCGTTCTCCCCGAAGACGTATCCTTCGACACGCCGGGCAACCCGCTCGATCGCCATGCCGAATGGCAGCGCGCCGATTGCCCGAGCTGTGGCGGCGCGGCGCGACGCGAGACCGATACGCTCGACACCTTCGTCGATTCGTCGTGGTATTACATGCGCTTCGCCAGCCAGCCCGACGGCGCGCTGTTCGACGCGGCCGAGGTCGATGCCTGGTTGCCGGTCGATCAGTATATCGGGGGGGTGGAGCATGCGATCTTGCATCTGCTCTACGCGCGGTTCATCAGCCGCGCGCTGAGCCATGTGGGCAAGGTCAAGGTGAAGGAGCCGTTCGCGGGCCTCTTCACGCAAGGCATGGTGACCCACGAAACCTACCGGAGCCTCGACGGGCGCTGGCTGGCCCCGACCGAGATCGCGGTCGGGGAAGACGGCGCGATGATCGAACGCGCGACCGGCAGCGGCATCGAACGCGGCCGCGTGGAAAAGATGTCCAAGTCCAAGCGCAATACCGTCGATCCCGATCCGATGATCGAACGCTATGGTGTCGACGCGGTGCGCTGGTTCATGCTGTCCGACAGTCCGCCCGAACGCGATCTCGAATGGTCCGAAGGCGGAATCGAGGGGGCCAATCGTTTCGTGCAGCGCGTCTGGAAACTTGCGAAACAACCGATCGACGGTTCGGGGGAGGACAAGGATCTTGATCGCAAACGGCACGTCGCCACGAAGGCCGTGACCGACGCGATCGAGGCGTTGCAGTTCAACAAGGCCGTCGCGGCGCTCTACGAATTAGTGGCGGCTGTCGAGAAAGCGCCGAAATCCGCCACGCGCGATTACGTCATCGACACCCTGATCAGGCTCGTAGCGCCGATGGCCCCGCACCTCGCCGAGGAATCGCACGCCGCCCGCGGCGGTTCGGGTCTGGTAGCGACGAGCGCCTGGCCCGCGTTTGACCCGGCTAAGCTGGTCGAGGACGAGGTAACGATCGTCGTTCAGGTCAACGGGAAGCTGCGCGACAAGATGGTCGTCGAGCGGGGAATGGAGAAGGATCGGGTCGAACGCGCCGCCTTGGCGCTCGACAAGGTCACCGCCCAACTGGACGGCGCCGCGCCGAAAAAGGTCATCGTGGTTCCGGACCGGCTGGTGAACATCGTCGCGTGA
- a CDS encoding DUF3576 domain-containing protein yields MKISLGLGTALAALTLGACGGGSTVAPVRTAPSQLTQIGVNSYLYQAAVDTLSFAPLLQADATNGVVLTDWFAAPQAPGERMKITAAILDAGLRADAVRVTAIRQVNENGAWVSAPVEAATVQKLEDIILTRARDIRRTTIAPSG; encoded by the coding sequence ATGAAGATTTCGCTTGGCCTCGGCACCGCGCTCGCTGCGCTGACCCTCGGCGCGTGCGGCGGCGGTTCGACCGTCGCTCCGGTTCGCACCGCCCCGTCACAGCTGACCCAGATCGGGGTGAACAGCTATCTCTATCAGGCCGCGGTCGACACGCTGAGCTTCGCGCCGCTGTTGCAGGCGGATGCCACCAACGGTGTGGTTCTAACCGACTGGTTTGCGGCACCCCAGGCGCCTGGCGAACGGATGAAGATCACCGCCGCGATCCTCGATGCAGGCCTGCGCGCCGACGCGGTGCGCGTCACCGCCATTCGCCAGGTCAACGAGAATGGCGCCTGGGTTTCTGCGCCCGTCGAAGCCGCGACGGTGCAGAAGCTCGAGGACATCATCCTCACTCGCGCTCGCGACATCCGCCGCACGACCATCGCTCCTTCGGGATAA
- a CDS encoding thiamine phosphate synthase, translating to MTDERLGDELFAAIERVPAGGGVLFRHDGAPDRAALGQRVATKARECGLALAVAGDVALADSLDADMVHRPQGETRRPVSLPVHNAAEAERANSRGAVMVLVSPIFATRSHADAKGLGAEAAGALARLCDAPAIALGGMNAERFEMLDRDLFAGWAGIDAFLR from the coding sequence ATGACCGACGAGCGACTCGGCGACGAATTGTTTGCGGCGATCGAACGGGTGCCGGCGGGGGGCGGCGTCCTGTTCCGCCATGATGGAGCGCCCGACCGCGCAGCACTGGGGCAACGCGTGGCAACGAAGGCGCGGGAATGCGGCCTAGCGCTGGCCGTCGCGGGTGACGTAGCGCTGGCCGATTCGCTCGACGCCGACATGGTCCACCGCCCGCAAGGAGAGACGCGGCGCCCGGTGAGCCTTCCCGTCCACAATGCAGCCGAAGCGGAGCGGGCGAATTCCCGTGGGGCGGTGATGGTGTTGGTCTCGCCGATCTTCGCCACCCGTTCCCATGCCGATGCGAAGGGACTGGGGGCAGAGGCGGCCGGCGCGCTGGCACGTCTGTGCGACGCGCCGGCAATCGCATTGGGCGGAATGAATGCCGAACGGTTCGAGATGCTGGACAGAGACCTGTTCGCGGGATGGGCCGGGATCGACGCCTTCCTACGCTGA
- a CDS encoding YggS family pyridoxal phosphate-dependent enzyme, translated as MTRLQEVQERITAAARRAERADRPVLIAVSKRHDAAAIRPLLEAGHRDFGENRVEEAAEKWPALKADFPDVRLHMVGQLQSKKTSDAMALFDTIHSLDRASLLKALVKQRDKGERCPDLFVQVDLGAEEQKGGLGPAALDGFLRAVRGHSLPLVGLMCLPPQDKEASPYFALLAELARRHGVDGLSMGMSADLEEAVMLGATHVRVGSALFGERS; from the coding sequence ATGACACGGCTCCAAGAGGTTCAAGAGCGCATCACCGCCGCGGCACGGCGGGCGGAACGGGCGGATCGCCCGGTCCTGATTGCCGTTTCGAAGCGGCACGATGCGGCGGCGATCCGGCCCTTGCTCGAGGCAGGGCATCGCGATTTCGGGGAAAACCGAGTCGAGGAAGCGGCCGAAAAATGGCCCGCACTAAAGGCGGATTTTCCCGACGTCCGGCTGCACATGGTCGGCCAGCTTCAGTCGAAAAAGACGTCCGATGCGATGGCCCTGTTCGACACGATCCACTCGCTCGATCGCGCCTCGCTCCTGAAAGCGCTCGTAAAGCAACGCGACAAGGGTGAGCGATGCCCCGACCTGTTCGTCCAGGTCGATCTGGGCGCGGAAGAACAGAAGGGCGGCCTCGGGCCTGCGGCGCTCGACGGCTTTCTTCGCGCGGTGCGCGGCCACTCGCTTCCCCTGGTCGGTCTCATGTGCCTTCCGCCGCAGGACAAGGAAGCCTCGCCCTATTTTGCGCTCCTCGCCGAACTTGCGCGACGTCATGGCGTCGACGGTCTGTCGATGGGCATGTCCGCCGATCTGGAGGAGGCCGTGATGCTGGGCGCCACCCATGTCCGTGTCGGCTCCGCACTGTTCGGCGAGCGGTCCTAG
- the ribA gene encoding GTP cyclohydrolase II: MREAPGEAAVARGIAALRAGRPLGIEGGPTFLSLETATEPMLALLDPEARAPILMSGQRAASLGLGNRREAADEMQPVRVARTAWLTPREAVRLVDPANDFSRGPTGPLETVTAQPGDADAIRLLRLAGLLPAAWVLDVEAAQLTRDDLASARNSLREVARAKLPVDGVARSQMVAFRDAMTGDVHVALLIGDGFGGEPPLVRIHDECLTGDVFGSLKCDCGPQLKEALHRIDATGAGILLYLRQEGRGIGIANKLRAYALQDRGLDTVDANRRLGFADDERDFGIAAAMLEALGVRSVRLLTNNPRKVEGLRGEGISVERIAHQLPTNPHNADYIATKKDRSGHLD; the protein is encoded by the coding sequence GTGAGAGAGGCGCCCGGCGAGGCGGCGGTTGCGAGGGGCATAGCAGCCCTGCGCGCCGGACGCCCTCTGGGGATCGAGGGGGGGCCGACGTTCCTGTCGCTGGAAACGGCGACCGAGCCGATGCTGGCGCTACTCGATCCGGAGGCCCGGGCCCCCATCCTGATGAGCGGTCAACGTGCCGCCTCACTGGGGCTCGGCAACCGACGGGAGGCGGCGGACGAGATGCAGCCCGTCCGGGTTGCGCGGACCGCATGGCTGACACCGCGCGAAGCGGTGCGGCTGGTGGATCCCGCCAACGATTTTTCGCGCGGTCCCACGGGGCCGCTGGAAACCGTGACAGCGCAACCGGGGGATGCGGACGCCATCCGGTTGCTTCGCCTGGCAGGACTGCTTCCGGCGGCGTGGGTTCTGGATGTCGAGGCGGCCCAACTGACGCGCGACGATCTGGCAAGCGCTCGGAACAGCCTTCGCGAGGTTGCGCGGGCGAAGCTCCCGGTCGACGGGGTGGCAAGAAGCCAGATGGTGGCGTTTCGCGATGCGATGACGGGGGACGTGCATGTCGCCCTGTTGATCGGCGACGGTTTCGGCGGGGAGCCGCCGTTGGTCCGGATCCACGACGAGTGCCTGACCGGCGATGTGTTCGGCAGCCTCAAGTGCGATTGCGGACCGCAATTGAAGGAAGCGCTGCACCGGATCGACGCCACCGGAGCGGGCATCCTTCTCTATCTGCGGCAGGAGGGGCGGGGGATCGGGATCGCCAACAAGCTGCGTGCCTATGCGCTGCAGGACCGCGGTCTCGACACCGTCGATGCGAACCGTCGCCTGGGTTTCGCCGACGACGAGCGCGATTTCGGGATCGCCGCCGCGATGCTGGAGGCGCTGGGGGTGCGCTCGGTGCGGTTGCTGACGAACAATCCGCGCAAGGTCGAAGGACTGCGGGGCGAGGGCATTTCGGTCGAGCGGATCGCGCACCAACTGCCGACCAATCCCCACAATGCCGACTATATCGCGACCAAGAAGGACCGGTCAGGACACCTCGACTAG
- the xth gene encoding exodeoxyribonuclease III — MTCLTIASWNINSVRARPDLVGRFLDEQDPDVLCLQETKAHNDVFPRKFFEERGYPHIALNGQKMHHGVATISKVPLEEDLRHDWQDNGEARHIGVRVAGLFRLENVYVPAGGDVPDRDVNPKFGQKLDFLDRMTAWGQKLAEPTLIVGDFNVAPLECDVWSHKALINVVSHTPIEIETLQRFKDSHDWVDLGRKFIPAPNRCYTWWSYRSPDHTKNDRGRRLDHMWCSPALEQRVTRHEVLEPIRGWEKPSDHVPLMVEVDCS, encoded by the coding sequence TTGACCTGCCTGACCATCGCCAGCTGGAACATCAATTCGGTGCGCGCGCGGCCCGACCTCGTCGGACGGTTCCTCGACGAACAGGATCCCGACGTCCTCTGCCTGCAGGAGACCAAGGCGCACAACGATGTCTTTCCGCGCAAGTTCTTCGAGGAACGCGGCTATCCGCACATCGCGCTCAATGGGCAGAAGATGCACCACGGTGTCGCCACGATCTCCAAGGTGCCGTTGGAAGAAGATTTGCGCCACGACTGGCAGGACAATGGCGAGGCGCGCCATATCGGCGTCCGGGTTGCCGGGCTGTTCCGGCTCGAGAATGTCTACGTCCCCGCCGGGGGCGATGTCCCGGATCGCGACGTCAATCCCAAGTTCGGCCAGAAACTCGACTTTCTCGATCGCATGACGGCGTGGGGTCAAAAGTTGGCTGAGCCGACTTTGATCGTCGGCGACTTCAATGTGGCACCGCTGGAATGTGACGTCTGGAGCCACAAGGCGCTGATCAACGTCGTCAGCCACACGCCGATCGAGATCGAGACGTTGCAGCGGTTCAAGGACAGTCACGACTGGGTGGACCTGGGACGGAAGTTCATCCCCGCGCCCAACCGCTGTTACACCTGGTGGAGCTACCGATCGCCCGATCACACCAAGAACGACCGCGGTCGTCGGCTCGACCATATGTGGTGCAGCCCCGCGCTCGAGCAGCGCGTGACCCGGCACGAGGTCCTGGAACCCATCCGGGGGTGGGAGAAACCGTCGGACCATGTTCCGTTGATGGTCGAGGTCGACTGCTCGTGA
- a CDS encoding LolA family protein, with the protein MSKPLFALAVPAAIAASAMIAAPATAQKKPSIDQVETHLRGTSSLTAQFTQTDGKNRSVNGVLSLKRPGKVRFDYGKNANMLMVSDGSNLHFIDYEVGQKSSWKIKDSPLSVLLERNPDLDRIARIVPSKDDRVVIVRARDSRRPEFGTLIMAFTKSSGSPGGLRLEGWTAIDAQNKRTAVKLTGQKYNVSVPDSRFAYREPK; encoded by the coding sequence ATGTCCAAGCCCCTGTTTGCCCTTGCCGTTCCTGCCGCGATCGCCGCCAGCGCGATGATCGCAGCGCCCGCGACGGCGCAGAAGAAGCCTTCGATCGACCAGGTCGAGACGCACCTGCGCGGCACCAGTTCACTGACCGCGCAATTCACGCAGACCGACGGCAAGAATCGGTCCGTCAACGGCGTCCTGAGCCTCAAGCGTCCGGGCAAGGTTCGATTCGATTATGGCAAGAATGCCAACATGCTGATGGTGTCGGACGGCTCGAACCTGCATTTCATCGATTACGAAGTGGGGCAGAAGTCGAGCTGGAAGATCAAGGACTCGCCGCTGTCCGTGCTGCTCGAGCGCAATCCCGATCTTGATCGGATCGCACGGATCGTGCCGTCGAAAGACGATCGCGTCGTCATCGTGCGGGCACGCGATTCGCGGCGCCCCGAATTCGGCACACTGATCATGGCCTTCACCAAGAGCAGCGGCTCGCCGGGCGGACTGCGTCTGGAAGGCTGGACCGCGATCGACGCGCAGAACAAGCGCACCGCGGTCAAGCTGACCGGTCAGAAATACAATGTTTCGGTACCCGACAGTCGTTTCGCGTATCGCGAGCCCAAGTAG
- a CDS encoding FtsK/SpoIIIE family DNA translocase has protein sequence MATRASSGTVGSWAAGASALLARTLRRLGGVALLVLAGALAVALATHDMTDASLSTAAGDAASNWLGSAGAYTSDFLYQLFGLASLLFLPLLAVAGWRHLRLAEPGSARRTLALGFAAVLLVATAAALFSETEAAGLPAGYGGLLGLAGSGAVNAGIALIGDSGIEGPVRLSVVAIALIAGLALFVMALALREEERAGLGKIVTAPASVKLPKREPRERAPRAEKPSKREKNTAKPPRDVAVAEPGPRIAAADPKKPRRGAQAQQKSLALGDDYELPSLELLAPPGEEVNAQVDKAALERNARVLEGVLEDFSVRGDIVEVKPGPVVTMYELEPASGIKASRIIQLADDIARNMSALSARVATIPGRSVIGIELPNAERDFVNMRELLGSEEFDDSGMSLPIILGKDISGGAVIADLAPMPHLLVAGTTGSGKSVGLNAMIMSLLYKLSPNECRLIMIDPKMLELSIYDDIPHLLSPVVTEPPKAIRALKWTVEQMEERYRMMASVGVRQLSGFNKKVVEAKAKGKPLGRRVQTGYDAETGQPTYETEELDYAPLPQIVVVVDELADLMMTAGKEVEFLIQRLAQKARAAGIHLIMATQRPSVDVITGVIKANLPTRISFAVTSKIDSRTILGEQGAEQLLGRGDMLYMPGGKKIIRVHGPFVSDEEVRKVADHWREQGQPDYVQAVTEEPEDGGFALDGSPADDDPETAQLRQAIQIVATSQKASTSYLQRQLRVGYNTAARLIERMEEEGLVGAPDHVGRREVLIDRDGQPI, from the coding sequence ATGGCGACACGGGCATCATCGGGAACGGTCGGGAGCTGGGCGGCGGGCGCGTCGGCGCTGCTGGCGCGCACCTTGCGACGGTTGGGCGGCGTGGCATTGCTCGTGCTGGCCGGTGCGCTGGCGGTGGCACTCGCGACGCACGACATGACCGACGCGAGCCTGTCGACGGCGGCCGGGGACGCGGCGTCCAACTGGCTCGGGTCCGCCGGCGCCTATACCAGCGATTTTCTCTACCAGCTGTTCGGTCTGGCCAGTTTGCTGTTCCTGCCGTTGCTGGCGGTCGCGGGATGGCGGCACCTGCGCCTCGCCGAGCCGGGAAGCGCGCGGCGGACGCTGGCACTGGGCTTCGCGGCGGTTCTGCTGGTCGCGACGGCGGCGGCGTTGTTTTCGGAGACCGAAGCGGCGGGGCTTCCGGCGGGCTATGGCGGATTGCTGGGTCTGGCGGGGAGCGGCGCGGTCAACGCCGGCATCGCCCTCATCGGCGATTCGGGAATCGAAGGACCCGTGCGCCTCTCGGTCGTCGCCATCGCGCTGATCGCCGGACTGGCGCTGTTCGTGATGGCACTGGCGCTGCGCGAGGAAGAGCGCGCGGGTCTCGGCAAGATCGTCACCGCGCCCGCGTCGGTGAAACTGCCCAAGCGCGAACCGCGCGAGCGTGCTCCGCGGGCCGAGAAACCTTCCAAGCGCGAAAAGAACACGGCCAAACCGCCCCGGGACGTCGCGGTCGCCGAACCGGGGCCGCGCATCGCCGCCGCCGATCCCAAGAAACCGAGGCGCGGCGCGCAGGCGCAGCAGAAAAGCCTCGCGCTGGGAGACGATTACGAGCTTCCGAGCCTCGAACTTCTCGCGCCGCCGGGCGAAGAGGTGAACGCGCAAGTCGACAAGGCCGCTCTCGAGCGGAATGCGCGCGTGCTCGAGGGCGTGCTCGAGGACTTTTCGGTGCGCGGCGACATCGTCGAGGTGAAGCCGGGTCCGGTGGTGACGATGTACGAGCTGGAACCCGCGTCCGGGATCAAGGCGAGCCGGATCATCCAGCTGGCCGACGATATCGCGCGCAACATGAGCGCATTGTCGGCGCGCGTCGCAACGATTCCGGGGCGGAGCGTGATCGGGATCGAGCTTCCAAATGCCGAGCGCGATTTCGTCAACATGCGCGAGCTTCTGGGCTCGGAGGAGTTCGACGACAGCGGCATGAGCCTTCCGATCATTCTGGGGAAGGACATTTCGGGCGGGGCGGTGATCGCCGATCTCGCGCCGATGCCGCACCTGCTTGTCGCGGGGACCACCGGGTCGGGCAAGTCGGTCGGGCTGAACGCGATGATCATGAGCCTGCTCTACAAACTGTCGCCCAACGAATGCCGCTTGATCATGATCGATCCCAAGATGCTCGAACTCAGCATCTACGACGACATCCCCCACCTTCTCAGTCCGGTCGTGACCGAGCCGCCCAAGGCGATCCGCGCGCTCAAATGGACGGTCGAACAGATGGAGGAACGCTATCGCATGATGGCGAGTGTGGGCGTGCGCCAGCTGTCGGGGTTCAACAAGAAGGTCGTCGAAGCGAAAGCCAAGGGCAAGCCGCTGGGACGGCGCGTGCAGACCGGATACGATGCCGAGACGGGGCAGCCGACCTACGAGACCGAGGAACTCGACTATGCGCCCTTGCCGCAGATCGTGGTGGTGGTCGACGAGCTGGCCGACCTGATGATGACCGCGGGCAAAGAGGTGGAATTCCTGATCCAGCGGCTGGCGCAGAAGGCGCGCGCGGCGGGGATCCACCTGATCATGGCGACGCAGCGGCCGAGCGTCGATGTCATCACCGGCGTGATCAAGGCCAATCTTCCGACCCGCATCAGCTTCGCGGTGACCAGCAAGATCGATTCGCGCACGATCCTCGGCGAACAGGGGGCCGAGCAGCTGCTGGGCAGGGGCGACATGCTCTACATGCCGGGCGGCAAAAAGATCATCCGCGTTCACGGGCCTTTCGTGTCCGACGAGGAAGTGCGAAAGGTCGCCGACCATTGGCGCGAACAGGGTCAGCCCGATTATGTTCAGGCCGTGACCGAGGAGCCCGAAGACGGCGGATTCGCGCTCGACGGTTCGCCTGCCGACGACGATCCCGAAACCGCGCAGCTGCGCCAGGCGATCCAGATCGTCGCCACCAGTCAGAAGGCTTCGACCAGCTATCTCCAGCGCCAGTTGCGCGTCGGCTACAACACGGCCGCACGCCTGATCGAGCGAATGGAGGAAGAAGGGCTGGTCGGCGCTCCCGACCATGTCGGCCGCCGCGAAGTCCTGATCGACCGCGACGGGCAACCGATCTGA